From the Shewanella amazonensis SB2B genome, one window contains:
- the tyrR gene encoding transcriptional regulator TyrR: MRLEVSCQDRVGLAKDILIVLEKYGINLLAIDASNRGFLYFQFAEVSFDTLSALMPQIRKVESVHDVRTVAFMPSEQEHYALKTLLRTLPDSVFSIDVKGRVRIVNESALMTLGMKEHEVVEESLNHWVQGFSFGRWLSESQVLAQATRVHIGQNEYLAEMLPIYLPDENDKSILAGAVVSLKSPARVGKQFNALQNQTTGFENVLAVSDKMKEVLKQAKRMAQLDAPLLITGETGTGKELMARACHDASMRRERPFIAINCAALPDSAAEEELFGFVRDGHIVKRGLFEEAKGGSVFLDEIAEMSKAAQVKLLRLLTEGSFRRIGGDEEVRADVRIICSSQKNLAELCQMGEFREDLYYRIHVLSFHMPSLRERKVDIIPLTEMFLEHYSQQLSSPMRRISPNCRDHLLTYAWPGNVRQLKNAVFRAVSMWDGSAELTVEQLKLPSYAEGFGYFDNQFEGTLDEAMRQFESSLLRRLYPAYPSTRQLAKKLGVSHTAIANKLREYKISKKR, from the coding sequence ATGCGTTTGGAAGTGAGTTGTCAGGACAGGGTTGGGCTCGCCAAGGATATTCTTATCGTACTGGAAAAGTACGGTATCAATTTGCTTGCCATCGATGCCAGTAACCGGGGGTTCCTGTATTTCCAGTTTGCCGAAGTCAGCTTCGATACCTTGAGTGCCCTGATGCCGCAGATTAGAAAGGTCGAGAGTGTGCACGACGTGCGTACCGTGGCCTTTATGCCGTCAGAGCAGGAACACTATGCGCTGAAAACCCTGCTAAGAACCCTGCCAGACTCGGTATTTTCCATCGATGTGAAGGGCCGGGTGCGCATCGTCAACGAATCGGCCTTGATGACCCTTGGTATGAAAGAGCACGAGGTGGTGGAAGAATCTTTGAACCACTGGGTCCAGGGTTTCAGCTTTGGGCGCTGGCTCAGTGAAAGCCAGGTACTTGCCCAGGCAACCCGTGTCCACATAGGTCAGAACGAATATCTGGCGGAGATGCTGCCCATTTACCTGCCCGATGAAAATGACAAGAGCATTCTCGCCGGTGCCGTGGTGTCGCTTAAATCCCCCGCCCGGGTTGGCAAGCAGTTCAATGCCCTGCAAAACCAAACCACAGGCTTTGAAAATGTACTGGCCGTAAGCGATAAGATGAAAGAAGTGCTCAAACAGGCCAAACGCATGGCACAACTGGACGCGCCCTTACTCATCACAGGTGAAACCGGCACCGGCAAAGAATTGATGGCCAGAGCCTGCCATGATGCCAGTATGCGCCGTGAGCGCCCCTTTATTGCCATCAACTGTGCCGCCTTGCCCGACAGTGCGGCAGAGGAAGAACTGTTTGGTTTTGTGCGTGATGGTCACATCGTCAAGCGCGGTCTGTTCGAAGAGGCCAAGGGGGGCAGCGTATTCCTCGACGAAATCGCCGAAATGTCCAAAGCGGCTCAGGTGAAACTGCTGCGACTGCTGACGGAAGGTTCTTTCAGGCGCATTGGTGGGGATGAAGAGGTGAGGGCCGATGTGCGCATCATCTGCTCCAGCCAGAAAAATCTTGCTGAACTGTGCCAGATGGGTGAGTTTCGCGAAGACCTTTACTATCGTATCCACGTACTTTCCTTCCACATGCCTTCCCTACGGGAGCGTAAGGTGGACATTATTCCGCTTACCGAAATGTTCCTTGAGCATTACAGTCAGCAACTCTCCAGCCCCATGCGGCGGATTTCCCCCAATTGTCGTGATCATTTGCTTACCTACGCCTGGCCGGGCAATGTGCGTCAGTTGAAAAACGCGGTGTTCCGCGCCGTGTCTATGTGGGATGGTTCGGCAGAGCTCACGGTTGAGCAGCTTAAATTGCCGTCTTACGCTGAAGGCTTTGGCTACTTTGATAACCAGTTCGAAGGCACTCTGGACGAAGCCATGCGTCAGTTTGAGTCCAGCTTGCTGCGACGCCTTTATCCAGCTTACCCCAGCACCCGCCAGCTGGCGAAGAAGTTAGGTGTAAGCCACACGGCCATCGCCAACAAGTTGCGGGAATATAAGATAAGTAAGAAGCGCTGA
- a CDS encoding 4a-hydroxytetrahydrobiopterin dehydratase — translation MSELASMKCEACQADAPKVTDAELAELIRMIPDWSVQVRDGIMQLERVYKFKNFKLAMAFSNKLAELAEEEFHHPGIFTEWGKVTVTWWSHSIKGLHRNDFIMAAKTDQLLD, via the coding sequence ATGAGCGAATTAGCATCCATGAAGTGCGAAGCCTGCCAGGCTGATGCCCCCAAGGTCACTGACGCCGAACTGGCTGAGCTTATCCGGATGATCCCCGACTGGAGCGTACAAGTGCGCGACGGCATCATGCAGTTGGAGCGTGTGTACAAATTTAAAAACTTCAAGCTGGCCATGGCCTTCTCCAACAAGCTGGCAGAGCTTGCCGAAGAAGAATTTCATCACCCCGGTATTTTCACCGAGTGGGGTAAGGTCACGGTGACCTGGTGGTCTCACTCCATCAAGGGGCTGCACCGCAACGACTTCATCATGGCAGCCAAGACAGACCAGTTGCTGGACTGA